CGCCCGCCAGTCCGGCCAGGCCCACGCCCACGCCGAAGACGCCGGTGACCCACTTGCTCACGTCGATGCCGAAGGCCCGCGTGACGCCCGGATTCTCGGTGCTCGCGCGGATGATGGCGCCCACCCGCGTCTTCTCGATCACAAACCACGTGATCAGGCAGATCACCAGCGTCAGGGCGATCACGAACAGGCGGTACTTGGGAAAGACCACGAAGCCCAGGTTCACCACTCCGGTCAGGATGTCCGGCGTGGTGTAGGGGGCACTGGACACCGCAAACTGCGACAGCATCACCTGTTTGACCAGATCCTGGGTCAACAGCGTGAGCCCGAAGGTCAGCAGCAGGTTGTAACTGGGTTCCAGCCCGTACAGGCGCGAGAGCAGCGTGCGTTCGAGCAGCATGCCCAGCGCGCCCACGATCAGGGGAGCCAGGATCAGGGAGGGCCAGAAGCCCAGTCCGAAGGCCTGGCCCAGGGCGAAGGCGGCGAAGGCCCCGAGCATGTACAGCGCGCCGTGCATGAAGTTCACGATGCGCAGCATGCCGAAGATCACCGCCAGGCCCAGGCTCAGCAGCGCGTAGAACGCGCCGTTGACCAGGCCGTTGAACACTTGAATCAGCAGCAGTTGTGTATTCATTCTGTCTTCCGTGAGGTGCAGAAGGGGTCAGGGACCGGGATGGCCGCAGCGGGTCCCGGTCCCCCGACCTCTAGCCCTGGCTCAGAACTTGCACTTGCTTTCGCTGAGCGGCATGAAGGCCCTGGCCGAGGGAATGGTGGCCACCTTGGTGAAGATGTCGCCCGCTTCCTTGGCCTGCGCCTTGGGCTTAACCTGCACGGTGTACACGTCCAGGGTGACGCGGTGGTCCTGCGGACGGATGTAGGCGCTGCGGGCGAAGAAATCGCTGAAGCGGTGGCCTTCCAGGGCCTTGACCACGGCGTCGCCGTTGTCGCTGCCCGCGCGGGCCACAGCCTGCAGGTAGGTCATGGTGGCGCTGTACACGCCGGCCTGCGCCCAGGTGGGCTTCTTGCCAAAGGCCTTCTCGAACTTGGCTGCCCAGTCGCGGCTGCGCTGGTCGAGGTTCCAGTACCACGGCACGGTGGCGAGCGCGCCCGCAAAGGCGTCCTGGCCCAGCGCGGCCACGTCGGTCTCGAACAGCAGACCGATGCCCAGGCCGATGCCCTGTTTCTTGAGGCCGAACTCGTTGTACTGCTTGACCACGTTCACCAGATCGTTGCCCGCCTGCATGGTGCCGAAGATCTTGGGCTTGAGGCTCTGGGCCTTGAGCAGGTACGAGGAGAAGTCGGTGTTCGGGAAGGGCGTGGCGTCGCTGGGGGCCACCAGCTTGCCGCCGTTTTCCTGCACCGCCGCCGACATCTGTCGGTTGAGGTCCTGACCGAAGGCATAGTTGGGGTAGATGATGTACCAGCTGTTGCCGCCGCGCTTGGTCACGGCCGTGCCGGTGCCGTTGGCGAGCATGAAGTTGTCGTAGGCGTAGTGGAAGGTGTACTTGTTGCACTTCTCGTTGGTCAGCGCGGTGGTGCCGCCGGTCACGACCATCACCGGAATCTTCTTGCCCTTGGCGATCTCGGAGGCGGCCAGCGCGGCCGAGCTCGTCGGCAGGTCCACAAGCATGTCCACGTTCTGGCGGTCGATCATCTCGGCGGCCTTGTTGCTGGCGACGTCGGCCTTGTTCTGGTGGTCGACGCCCACGACCTGCACCTTGCCCTTGTACGCGGCGTTGGCGGCCATGAAGTCGTCGGCGGCCATCTGCGCGGCCTTGACGCTGCCGGGACCAGAGAGTTCCGAGTACACGCCGGACAGGTCGGTGAGCACGCCCACCTTGACGGCGTTGTCACTGAGCTTGGCCCCCTGCGCCAGGGCAGCGGTCATGGAAAACAGGGCGGTGGCGGCGATCATGGCGGTCAGTCTGGTTTTTTGCATGGTGGACTCCTCCAGGGAGAAAAGATGGTGGGCGGGGGGCTCAAACGCTGAGGTAGCGCAGCAGGTCCTCGCGGCGGGCCAGGGCGTCCTCACGGGCCACCTCATCGACGATCTGGCCGTCCACGAAGACGTAATGACGGTCGGCGAGGCGGGTGGCAAATTTCAGGTTCTGTTCGACGAGCAGCACCGACAGGCCCTCGGCGCGCAGTTCCTCGATGATGTCGCCGATGCGCTGCACGATCACCGGGGCCAGGCCCTCGCTGGGTTCGTCGAGCAGCAGCAGTTTCGGGGCGCTGCGCAGCACCCGGACGATGGCGAGCATCTGCTGTTCGCCGCCCGAGAGCTTGCTGCCGGGGTGGTGGCCGCGCTCGCGCAGCACCGGGAACGCCTGGTAGGCGCGCTCGGTGGTCCAGCCTCCCGGGCGGGCCGGCGGCAGTTCCAGGTTCTCGCGCACCGTCAGGGTGCTCATGATGGCGCGTTCCTCGGGCACCCACGCCAGGCCGCGCGCGGCGATCCGGTTGCTGGGCAGGCGCAGGATGTCCTGGCCGTCAAAGGTCACGCTGCCGGTGCGGGTGCGCAGCGCCCCCATGATGCTGCGCAGGGTGGTGGTCTTGCCCGCGCCGTTGCGCCCGATCAGGCTGACGATCTCGCCGGGCTGCACATGCAGGTTGACGCCGTGCAGCACGTGGCTCTGGCCATAGTAGGCATTCAGGTCACGGACCTGCAGCAGCGGGGCCGTCCCCGGGTCTACTCGGGTGGGTCGGGGGGCCGAAGCGGTGTGGGGCGCGCTCATTCGTGTGCCTCGTCGCCCAGGTAGGCCTCGATCACGCGCGGGTCCTGCCGGACCTGCTCGTAGCTGCCGCTCGCGAGCACCGCACCGTACTGCAGCACCGTGATGCGGTCGGCGAGTTCAGAGACCACGCTCATGTTGTGTTCGACAAGCACCACCGTGCGCCCGCGCGCGACCTGCCGCACCAGGGCGATCACGCGGGCGATGCCCTCGGAGCCCATGCCGGAGGTCGGTTCGTCCAGCAGCAGCACGCGCGGGTTCTGGGTCAGCGAGATGCCGATTTCCAGTTGCCGCTTTTCTCCGTGGCTGAGGTCCGCCGCCAGCCGGGCGTGCGACTCGGCCAGCCCCACATCGGCCAAGATGGCGTCGGCCTGGGGCCCCAGCGTTTCGAGCCGCGAGATCGGTGTCCAGAATTGCCCCGGCAGTCGGCTGCGCGATTGCAGCGCGACGAGCAGGTTCTCGCGCACGGTCATGCTGGGAAAGACACTGCTGATCTGAAACGAGCGCGACAGCCCGCGCCGCACGATCTGGTGGGGAGGCAGGGTATCGATGCGCTGTCCGAACAGCCGGACCTCGCCGGAAGTGGGTTTCAGAAAGCCGGACAGCAGGTTGAACAGGGTGGTCTTGCCCGCTCCGTTGGGTCCGATGATCGCGTGGATCTCGCCCTCGTGGATGTCCAGGCTGACCCCGTTGGTGGCGCGGAAGCCCCGGAACTCCTTAACCAGCTGGCGCGCTTCCAGGGCCACGGTCGGCCCGGGGCCCACGCCCACCGGGGAACCGGGTAGGGTCTGGGCCGTCACGACTGACGCTTGGATGCAGGGTAAAGCATCGTCCTCCTTGAAATGGATCGAATTGTGGTACGCCAGGAGTCTAGCGTTCTGGCGTTACAAATGGGTGACAGCGGCCGTTCAGCGGATGCCGGGCGACCGGTTACCCGCCGGGGAGGGAGGGGGGGACGCTCCGGCAGCCCTGCGCCGGGCAGGTCAGGGGGCGGCGGACGGACCGGGCCGGGGAACCACCGGCGTCTCGTTCTCGGGTTTGCGGCCCCGCACGCCGTCGAGCAGCGCGGCAATCCGGGCAAAGTCGGCAGGCAGGTCGCCGGTCGGCTGCACGTAGCCCACGATGCCCACGCGCTTCTTGCTCCAGTCCAGGGCAGTGACGGCAATCGGCACGTTTGCCTGAAGGGCCATGTAGTAAAACCCGGTCTTCCAGTGGTCCGCCCGTCCCCGGCTGCCCTCGGGCGCGACGAGCAGCACGATCTCCTGTTCCCGGTCAATCACCGAGACCACCGCGTCCACGAAGTTGCCCCCGGCGCGGCGCCGGTCCAGCGCGATGCCGCCCACCGCGCGCATGAAGATGCCCTGCGGAAAGGCAAACAGCTCGCGCTTGCCGACCCAGTGCAGCGGAATCCGGGTGGCCCACTTCCAGAACAGCCCCGGCCAGAAATCCAGATTGCTGGTGTGAGGCGCAGCGGCGCTGACCAGTTTGACGGTGCCCGGAGGCGGCGGAGCGAGCAGCGGGGTCCAGCCCGAGAGACGCAGCAGAAAGAGGGCCACACGCGACCCCAGCGTGTGTGGACGGCCCTGCCAGGTGATCGACACCCGGCGAGTATACGGGCGGAGCCGGAAAGACCGGGCATGGTCCGGCCTCCGGCCTCAGCCCTTGCGGGGTCTGACCGGTTCTCCGGCCCGGCGGGGCGCTGGCCGCTCGAGTCCTGCGGCGAGCAGCAGCGAGATGACGATGGTCAGTCCGGCCAGCGCGAATTCCATACCACAGTCTTCCCGCCGGGCCGTGACAGAGACCTGACGGCGGTCTTCATCAATGGGGGTGTTACCCGAAGTCAAGGGCCATGAGCTGCACCGGACCGTTCTCGCCCGCAATCACGGTGAGGGCGGAAAAGCCCGCCCGGACGTAGGCCCGCAGGGCCCGCCGGTTGTCCGGGGCCGGGTCTATCAGGAGGCGCGCGGTGGCGGGACGCTGTGTGCGCAACTCCTGAATGAAGGCGGCGATCACCCGGGGTCCCAGCCCCTGTCCGGTCAGCGCCGCCTCCCCAATCAGCAGATCAATGCCCCAGGTCTCGCCGTGGGGGGCCGCCCACGCGAAGAAGGGATGGCCCGCCGTGACCTGTTCGCGCTGGATGAAGCCGGCCGCCTGGCCGTCTACCAGGAACACGAAGCCGGGCACGTGCCGCCCGGGGCGGAAGTAGTGGGCCTGCACCGCCGCCTCGTCGCGTTCTCCATCGTCCCAGAAGGCGCGGACGTGCGGCTGTTGCAGCCAGTGGGTGAGCAGGGGCACGTGGCGTTCGCCCAGGGGCTCAAAGGAAATCGGCATTCAGCCCCGCCGCCTTCAGGGCCGCGTCAAACTGCTCCGCTGTCACCGGCAGCACGCTCAGGCGGGTGCCCTTGCGGACCAGCGGCGAGTCCTGCCATTCGGGCAGGGAGCGGATGGTGTCCAGGCCCAGCACAGCGGGAAAGGCACGCACGGGCTCCACGTCCACCATGCTCCAGCGCGGCTGCTGCGGCGGACTGGCCGGGTCGAAGTACGCGCTTGCCGGGTCGAACTGCAGGTCGTCCGGGTAGGCGGTCCGCGCCACGCGCGCCACCCCGGCGATGCCCGCCGGTTTCGCGTTGGAGTGGTAGAACAGGCACACGTCCCCCTCCCGCATCTGCCGCAGGAAGTTGCGCGCCTGGTAGTTGCGCACGCCGTTCCACGCTTCGCGCCCCACCCGCACGAGGTCGGGGTAGCCGAAGACGTCGGGTTCGGATTTCAGGAGCCAGAACTGAAGGGCGCAGGAGGCGGGCATGCAGCACAGGGTAAAGCGGAAGGAAGAGCGGGGAACGAGGGCAAAGGCCCCGCCCACCCAGGCAGGGTGCCAGAAAACGTGCGGCTCAGCGTGCGTGCCTTTGCCTACCTTGCCGCCCGCTGGGCCGCTCTAGACTGGGCGGGTGCGTGCCTCGCCGTGGCTTCCCGTTCTGCTGATCCTTGCGCTGGGCGCTTACCTGCTCTCGCAGGGCCAGCCGACCTTTACGCTGGTGCCCCGCGAGCCGGTGGTCTCGGCCACCCTGCCGGGTACGCTGCCGCCGGCCACGCGGGCCCTGTTCGAGCAGGCGCGTCCGGCCACCGTACGGGTCGAGAGTCTGGATCCCCAGACGCGCGAGGCGGGCCTGGGCACCGGGTTTTTCATCAGCGAGACCGGACAGGTGCTGACCGCCTACCACGTGGTCAGCCTGGGACGCCTGTTTCAGGTGAGTACGCTGGAGGGCCGGACCTACCGCGCCACGGTGACGGCCTTCGACGCCCGCGCCGACGTGGCACTGCTGGAAGTCCAGGGACGCGGGCCGTTTCCGTACCTGCAGCTCGACAGCCGCGCCCCCAAAGTGGGCGAGACGGTGCTCGCCATCGGCAACAGTGGGGGCGACTTCCTGCAGCCCCGGCGCGGGCGTCTGCTGCGCCTGGGGGCTGAGGCGGGCCGCGCGGACTTTCCGCAGGGCACCCTGGAGATGAACGCGCCGCTGGCCCCGGGAGACAGCGGCGGACCGATCATTGACAGCGCGGGCCGGGCCATCGGGGTGGTGAGCTACATCAGTGTGGACGGCAGCGGACAGACCCGGCGCAGCTACGCCGTACCGGTGATGGACGGCGACAACCTGATCACCGCCCTGCGAACCGGCGAGAAGCGGGACGCCCCGGTGGTCGGCATCGTCTTCGATCCGGTACACAGCGGCCTGACCACCCCGGCGGGCGGCGTGATCGGACGGGTGGTCGAGAACAGCCCGGCGGCCCGGGCCGGCCTGCGCGGCAGCGCGTATGACCGCGAGGACAAGTTGATCTCGCTGGGCGACGTCATCACCACGGTGGGCGGCGAGCGCACCCGCGACGCCAACGAGGTCATCCGCGCCATCCGTGGAGCCGAGGTGGGAGACACTGTGACCATCGGCTACCTGCGCGGTCAGCAGCCGCAGGAAACCCGCATCACCCTGGTCGCCCGGGCGACCCTGCCCGGCCTGCGCGAGTAGCCGGGAGCCGCGGCAGGCAACGGATAAAGACACGGCCACGCGCCGCCAATCCCGCCTTCACCCCGCCCACCTAGACTGGCGGGATGTCGAGAGCCTTCGTGAAAGAGGAGGCAGGTGCGCCGTGGACGCCGCCTGCCGTGCCCCACGCTTACCGGGTGGTCTGGACCGGAGACGCCCGGCCCGAGGTCATGCGCGAGACCGACGATCTGCTGGACGCCCTGCGCTGGCTGGCCGGGCGGTCCCGGCCCGGTTTTGAGCTGCGCAGCGCCGACGGTGAACTGCTGGCGACCAACGCGGCCTGACCTACCAGTGGCCTTCCAGGGACAGCCGGACGGCCCCGGCCAGACTCTGTCCCGGGGCCAGCACCCGCAGGTCCACGCCCGGGGTGCCCTGGGCGGCGAGGTTAAAGGCATCGGTGGCGTGCGAGACGGGTTCCAGTGCCAGACTTCCGTCTGGCGCGGTGAACACGACCAGATGCGAGAACACGTTGTCGGCGGTGAGCACCAGTGCCCGCTCCCCCCAGTCCAGCCGGGCCAGACCGTCCCAGGCGGTGTAGGTGCGGTCCAGGTGCTGTTCGCCGAGCGGGTGGGGCCGGCGGTAATCCTCGGCGGGGTGCAGGTCCCGGGGCCCCCCCACGGTCAACTGCTGGGCGTCGGTGTCGTAGGTGAGGTCGGCCCCGAACTGCAGCCGGGGATCTGTTCCGTCCTGAAGGCGCGCGAAGTACGGGTGCAGCCCCAGCCCGGCGGGCATGGGTGACGCGTCGGCATTGGTGAGGGTCACGCTGAGGTCCAGGTGCGGGCCGTGCAGGCGGTATTCGGTACACGCGGTAAAGGCCCACGGCCAGTTCATATCGGTGAAGTCGCGGCTGTCGAAGGTACAGCGCAGGTGGTCGTCGGCGACGCGCTCCACGCGCCACGGGCGGTTGCGGACGTCCCCGTGCTGGGTCATGCCGTCCCCGGTTTTTCGCAGCTGAATCTCGCGGCCTTCAAAGGAGAAACGGGCGTCCCGGATGCGGTTGGAAAACGGCATCAGTGTGAAGCACGCGCACTGGCTGCTGGTTTGTACCGCTTCCAGCTCCACCGGGCGCAGGACCGGACGGCCCGACGCTGCGCGCAGGTTCAGGACGCTGCCCCCCACCCAAGGAAGGACCTCCAGCGTCAGGGCCGCGCTGCGGACGGTCTCCACGCGCCCGGGGAAAGACATCACTTGGCGCTTCGGCCGCGCATGACCTCGTAGATCAGGATGCCCGCCGCCACCGAGGCATTCAGGCTGTCCACCTGACCGCGGGTGGGAATCTTGACCAGGGCGTCGCACTTCTCGCGCACCAGCCGGCGCATGCCCTCGCCCTCGGCGCCCACCACCAGCGCCACCCGCCCGCTGAAGTCCACCTGGGCGGCGTCCTGCGCGGCCTCGCCCGCCGCGCCGTAGACCCACACCCGGTCCTCCTTGAGGGCGTCGATCAGGCGGGGCAGGTTCTTGGTCTGGGCCACCGGCAGGTAACTGGTCGCCCCGGCCGCCGTCTTGGCGACCACCGGCGACAGCGGAGCGCTGCGGCGTTCCTCGACCACCACGCCGTGGGCCCCCAGCACCTCGGCGCTGCGGATGATCGCCCCGAAGTTGCGCGGATCGGTGATGCCGTCGAGCAGCACGATCAGCAGGTCCTCGCCGCGCGACTCGGCCCGGTCGAGGATGTCGTCCACCGTGGCCCACTTCAGGTCCTCGACCTCGGCGAGCACGCCCTGATGCGCGGTGGTGCCGGCCAGCTGATCGAGTTCGATGCGTGGAGCGAAGCGCAGCCGCACGCCGGTATCCTTCAGCTCGCGCACGAAGGCTTCCTCGACGCCGCGCGCCACGAGCACCTCATTGACCCGCCCATCACGCAGGGCTTCGAGCACCGGGTTCCGTCCGTACAGCAACATGGCAGGCAGTGTAGACCACCCCGCCGGCAAAAGCCCCCATCACGGGGGTCAGGAGACAGACAGGGTCAGGCCAGTTCAGGACCGGGCCGATTCAGGACTGGGCCGGAGTCACGAAGGCGGCGCTGTCGTAGTACGTGCGGAAGGCCGCCACCTTGCCGTCCTTGATCTCGATCAGGCTCACGCCCCGGTATTCGATGGGCCGGCCACCCTTGAGCCGGCCCGTGGCGGTCCATTCCATGACGCCCAGGCCGCCGTGTTCACTGTGGTTCGTGAACTCGCTGCGAATGGTCTCGAAGTCGCTGAGGTAGGCGCTCCAGAAAGCCTGCGCGCCGTCGGTGCCCTGCCAGGTCTTCTGGGTGAGGTTTTGCAGCGTGACCTCCTCGGCATGCAGGGCGACCAGCGGCGCGGGATCCTGGCTGGACTCGGCTTGTTGCAGGGCGGCCATGAACTCTTCGGTGGTGGACATGCCCCAACAAACCATCCCCGCGGGGCAGGCGAGGGTGAGGCCTCTTACCTTGTCCGGGGGTGTGAAGAATTGATGGATGGGAGAGAGGGCAGGGGGCGTGGCGCCGCCGGGACCCATCCTGGGGCTCAGCCGGGTGTGTCCTCAGCGCTCCCGCAGCCAGCGGATCAGCTCGGGGGCGGGCAGCGGCTCGCAGATCGCGTAGCCCTGTGCGGC
The nucleotide sequence above comes from Deinococcus aerophilus. Encoded proteins:
- a CDS encoding branched-chain amino acid ABC transporter permease; the protein is MNTQLLLIQVFNGLVNGAFYALLSLGLAVIFGMLRIVNFMHGALYMLGAFAAFALGQAFGLGFWPSLILAPLIVGALGMLLERTLLSRLYGLEPSYNLLLTFGLTLLTQDLVKQVMLSQFAVSSAPYTTPDILTGVVNLGFVVFPKYRLFVIALTLVICLITWFVIEKTRVGAIIRASTENPGVTRAFGIDVSKWVTGVFGVGVGLAGLAGVLAAPIYSVEPYMGAELIITTFAVVVIGGMGSILGSIVTGFAVGVLAAVGAAIYPPIANTLVFILMAIVLLVRPSGLFGLPEGAR
- a CDS encoding ABC transporter substrate-binding protein; the protein is MQKTRLTAMIAATALFSMTAALAQGAKLSDNAVKVGVLTDLSGVYSELSGPGSVKAAQMAADDFMAANAAYKGKVQVVGVDHQNKADVASNKAAEMIDRQNVDMLVDLPTSSAALAASEIAKGKKIPVMVVTGGTTALTNEKCNKYTFHYAYDNFMLANGTGTAVTKRGGNSWYIIYPNYAFGQDLNRQMSAAVQENGGKLVAPSDATPFPNTDFSSYLLKAQSLKPKIFGTMQAGNDLVNVVKQYNEFGLKKQGIGLGIGLLFETDVAALGQDAFAGALATVPWYWNLDQRSRDWAAKFEKAFGKKPTWAQAGVYSATMTYLQAVARAGSDNGDAVVKALEGHRFSDFFARSAYIRPQDHRVTLDVYTVQVKPKAQAKEAGDIFTKVATIPSARAFMPLSESKCKF
- a CDS encoding ABC transporter ATP-binding protein, with the translated sequence MSAPHTASAPRPTRVDPGTAPLLQVRDLNAYYGQSHVLHGVNLHVQPGEIVSLIGRNGAGKTTTLRSIMGALRTRTGSVTFDGQDILRLPSNRIAARGLAWVPEERAIMSTLTVRENLELPPARPGGWTTERAYQAFPVLRERGHHPGSKLSGGEQQMLAIVRVLRSAPKLLLLDEPSEGLAPVIVQRIGDIIEELRAEGLSVLLVEQNLKFATRLADRHYVFVDGQIVDEVAREDALARREDLLRYLSV
- a CDS encoding ABC transporter ATP-binding protein, which produces MTAQTLPGSPVGVGPGPTVALEARQLVKEFRGFRATNGVSLDIHEGEIHAIIGPNGAGKTTLFNLLSGFLKPTSGEVRLFGQRIDTLPPHQIVRRGLSRSFQISSVFPSMTVRENLLVALQSRSRLPGQFWTPISRLETLGPQADAILADVGLAESHARLAADLSHGEKRQLEIGISLTQNPRVLLLDEPTSGMGSEGIARVIALVRQVARGRTVVLVEHNMSVVSELADRITVLQYGAVLASGSYEQVRQDPRVIEAYLGDEAHE
- a CDS encoding 1-acyl-sn-glycerol-3-phosphate acyltransferase, with the translated sequence MSITWQGRPHTLGSRVALFLLRLSGWTPLLAPPPPGTVKLVSAAAPHTSNLDFWPGLFWKWATRIPLHWVGKRELFAFPQGIFMRAVGGIALDRRRAGGNFVDAVVSVIDREQEIVLLVAPEGSRGRADHWKTGFYYMALQANVPIAVTALDWSKKRVGIVGYVQPTGDLPADFARIAALLDGVRGRKPENETPVVPRPGPSAAP
- a CDS encoding GNAT family N-acetyltransferase — encoded protein: MPISFEPLGERHVPLLTHWLQQPHVRAFWDDGERDEAAVQAHYFRPGRHVPGFVFLVDGQAAGFIQREQVTAGHPFFAWAAPHGETWGIDLLIGEAALTGQGLGPRVIAAFIQELRTQRPATARLLIDPAPDNRRALRAYVRAGFSALTVIAGENGPVQLMALDFG
- a CDS encoding EVE domain-containing protein; this translates as MPASCALQFWLLKSEPDVFGYPDLVRVGREAWNGVRNYQARNFLRQMREGDVCLFYHSNAKPAGIAGVARVARTAYPDDLQFDPASAYFDPASPPQQPRWSMVDVEPVRAFPAVLGLDTIRSLPEWQDSPLVRKGTRLSVLPVTAEQFDAALKAAGLNADFL
- a CDS encoding S1C family serine protease encodes the protein MRASPWLPVLLILALGAYLLSQGQPTFTLVPREPVVSATLPGTLPPATRALFEQARPATVRVESLDPQTREAGLGTGFFISETGQVLTAYHVVSLGRLFQVSTLEGRTYRATVTAFDARADVALLEVQGRGPFPYLQLDSRAPKVGETVLAIGNSGGDFLQPRRGRLLRLGAEAGRADFPQGTLEMNAPLAPGDSGGPIIDSAGRAIGVVSYISVDGSGQTRRSYAVPVMDGDNLITALRTGEKRDAPVVGIVFDPVHSGLTTPAGGVIGRVVENSPAARAGLRGSAYDREDKLISLGDVITTVGGERTRDANEVIRAIRGAEVGDTVTIGYLRGQQPQETRITLVARATLPGLRE
- a CDS encoding aldose 1-epimerase, producing MSFPGRVETVRSAALTLEVLPWVGGSVLNLRAASGRPVLRPVELEAVQTSSQCACFTLMPFSNRIRDARFSFEGREIQLRKTGDGMTQHGDVRNRPWRVERVADDHLRCTFDSRDFTDMNWPWAFTACTEYRLHGPHLDLSVTLTNADASPMPAGLGLHPYFARLQDGTDPRLQFGADLTYDTDAQQLTVGGPRDLHPAEDYRRPHPLGEQHLDRTYTAWDGLARLDWGERALVLTADNVFSHLVVFTAPDGSLALEPVSHATDAFNLAAQGTPGVDLRVLAPGQSLAGAVRLSLEGHW
- the rlmB gene encoding 23S rRNA (guanosine(2251)-2'-O)-methyltransferase RlmB — translated: MLLYGRNPVLEALRDGRVNEVLVARGVEEAFVRELKDTGVRLRFAPRIELDQLAGTTAHQGVLAEVEDLKWATVDDILDRAESRGEDLLIVLLDGITDPRNFGAIIRSAEVLGAHGVVVEERRSAPLSPVVAKTAAGATSYLPVAQTKNLPRLIDALKEDRVWVYGAAGEAAQDAAQVDFSGRVALVVGAEGEGMRRLVREKCDALVKIPTRGQVDSLNASVAAGILIYEVMRGRSAK
- a CDS encoding nuclear transport factor 2 family protein; this encodes MSTTEEFMAALQQAESSQDPAPLVALHAEEVTLQNLTQKTWQGTDGAQAFWSAYLSDFETIRSEFTNHSEHGGLGVMEWTATGRLKGGRPIEYRGVSLIEIKDGKVAAFRTYYDSAAFVTPAQS